In Bacillus thuringiensis, the DNA window AAAGTTGAATAACTGTAGAATTGCACCTGAAATATGCCCACCTGTTACAAGATAACCACTAATAATTGGTGGTGTTGCCCATGGAATCATCACAACTGTTTTTGGTACCCAACCAATAGATATAGCTGTATAAGAAGTAATTACTAATACAATTGGTGTTACGATAAACGGTAAGAATAAAATCGGGTTTAAAATAATTGGTGTACCAAAGATTACGGGTTCATTAATGTTGAATGCACCTGGACCAATTGATAAACGAGATACACCGCGTAATTGTGCACTTTTTGCTACAAGTAATACCACTACTAAGAACGCTAATGTTGCACCAGAACCACCAAGATATACAAAAGTATCAAAGAATGGTTTTGTAATAATATTTGGAACATCAAATGCAGATGTACCACCTTGGAATAACTTCATGTTTTTCTCTAATGCCGGTAAGTATAATGGCTCAATAATACCACCAACGATATTTGGACCATGTAAACCGAAGAACCAAAGAAGATGAACAAGGATTACAATGACAATTGCACTTGGTAATGTCCCCGCTAAACTTTGCAGTGGTGATTGAATCGTATTAAAGATAAATTCATGAACACTTGTACCAGCTAATTTCACTGCTAATTGAATACCTGCAACTACTGTTAAGATAACAAATGCTGGAACTATAGCTGCGAAAGATCTTAAAACTGCTGGTGGTACTCCATCAGGCATTTTAAAAGTAATGTTTCTTTGTACAAAGAAACGGAATACCTCAGTAACAAGGAGTGCCACAATAATTGCTACGAATAACCCT includes these proteins:
- the celB gene encoding PTS cellobiose transporter subunit IIC, translating into MQKFIAFMEKYIVPVAGKIGSQRHLAAIRDGFIAVMPLILVGALASLINGFPSEAFQDFMKGLFGETWKQVGGGMWTGSFAILALIIAFTTSYNLAKSYGVDGLSAGIISFGALIILTPTTPKEGGLNLAWTGAQGLFVAIIVALLVTEVFRFFVQRNITFKMPDGVPPAVLRSFAAIVPAFVILTVVAGIQLAVKLAGTSVHEFIFNTIQSPLQSLAGTLPSAIVIVILVHLLWFFGLHGPNIVGGIIEPLYLPALEKNMKLFQGGTSAFDVPNIITKPFFDTFVYLGGSGATLAFLVVVLLVAKSAQLRGVSRLSIGPGAFNINEPVIFGTPIILNPILFLPFIVTPIVLVITSYTAISIGWVPKTVVMIPWATPPIISGYLVTGGHISGAILQLFNFVIAMVIYYPFVVLCDRSVVRTEKAATQGNNNSVPM